A window of Terriglobia bacterium genomic DNA:
TGCTGAGCGTTGTTTTCGGCAGCGCGCTCATTCGCGTGCGCGAAGGCATGTTGCAGGTGCGAAAGGACATGCTAGGCATTGGGGCTTTGCATCAAATTCCGTTTGCCGATGTCGTTTCGATCTCGCTCCTGAGCCAGGGACACGCGAATACCTCCGGTGAAGTACTCTACGGAATCAGCATCAAGAAGAGCGATGGCCGCGAGATCAAGATTGCGGCAAACTCGCTGAGCCCCGCCGAGGCTCGCTGGATCGTTTCCACCATCGAGCGCCTTATGGGTCGCCGCCAGGACACGCGAGTTCAGTTCCAGTCTATTTACGGGGTGCCACCCCAGCGGAGTTCCCAACTGCGCGGCGATCGGTAGCTAAGCGTGCTCGCCGGCGCGCAACTGCCGAAGGTCCAGTCCCAACTGCTGGCATTTCTTGTAAAGATGGCTTCGCTCGAGTCCGAGCGCCTTCGCCGTGTTCGTTATGTGATTGTTCTGCCGCTTCAGTTCGGCGACGATCGTGTCGCGCTCGAATTGCGCCACCCGCTCCGAGAGCGGTCCGGCATGGTTGGCTGATACAGGTGTCAAAGCCGGTCTCGATTGACCCTCCGGCAACGCAAGTTCCACAGTGTTCTTGTCAACGCGGTCGCCGACAGCGAGCAGCATCAGGCGTTCGACCACGTTCCGTAGCTCGCGCACATTCCCCGGCCACGAATAGTTTTGGAGAGCGGCGATCGCCTCCGGTGTGAAGCGCAACGGCTTCCATCCGTTCTGCCCACAGACCTGTGCAGCAAAGTGTTCGACCAGCACAGGGATGTCCTCACGCCGCTCGCGCAGAGCAGGCAGATACAACGGGAACACGAACACGCGATGGAAGAGGTCCTGCCGGAATTTTCCCTCACGAACCAGTTCCTCAAGGTTGCGGTGCGTCGCGACTACAACCCGCACGTCGACCTTAACCGGCTTGTCGCCTCCTACTCGCTCGACTTCCCCTTCTTCCAGGACGCGAAGCAACTTGGCCTGCATCGGCAGCGGCATGTCGCCGATTTCGTCAAGGAAGAGAGTTCCGCGATGCGCCTGCTCGAATTTGCCGAGGTGCCGATTCGCCGCGCCGGTGAACGATCCCTTCTCGTGTCCGAACAGCTCGGACTCGATGAGTTCGGCGGGAACTGCAGCGCAGTTCAGGGTCACGAACGGTCCGCCGGCCCGCTTACTCTTCTCATGCAAAGTTCGCGCGGCCAGTTCTTTTCCCGTCCCCGTCTCGCCGTAAATGCAGACCCGCGATTCGCTTCCGGCGACGCGCTCGATCTGAGCCATCACGCGCTTCATCGCCTCTCCGGTCCACACGATCTGGTGCTTGCCCACGCGCTGGCGCAGTTCGCGATTCTCACTCTCAAGACGCTTGAGCCGCAGTGCATTCTCTACTGTCAGCAGCAGTTTGTCTGTTGAGATCGGTTTTTCGAGAAAGTCAATTGCACCCAGGCGAGTCGCTTTCACGGCCA
This region includes:
- a CDS encoding sigma-54 dependent transcriptional regulator produces the protein MSTAAKADILIVDDEPNTLGSLSRAFRLAGHEATVCDNAARALELARSKPFDLILSDVVMPGKDGLSLLEDLKAQGVAAPVVMMSGQAHIEMAVKATRLGAIDFLEKPISTDKLLLTVENALRLKRLESENRELRQRVGKHQIVWTGEAMKRVMAQIERVAGSESRVCIYGETGTGKELAARTLHEKSKRAGGPFVTLNCAAVPAELIESELFGHEKGSFTGAANRHLGKFEQAHRGTLFLDEIGDMPLPMQAKLLRVLEEGEVERVGGDKPVKVDVRVVVATHRNLEELVREGKFRQDLFHRVFVFPLYLPALRERREDIPVLVEHFAAQVCGQNGWKPLRFTPEAIAALQNYSWPGNVRELRNVVERLMLLAVGDRVDKNTVELALPEGQSRPALTPVSANHAGPLSERVAQFERDTIVAELKRQNNHITNTAKALGLERSHLYKKCQQLGLDLRQLRAGEHA